The Misgurnus anguillicaudatus chromosome 15, ASM2758022v2, whole genome shotgun sequence genome has a window encoding:
- the c15h19orf47 gene encoding uncharacterized protein C19orf47 homolog isoform X4, whose product MATVTAATSEWIQFFKDAGIPPGLAVNYAVAFVDNRIQKSMLMDLSKEIMMDLGITVIGDIIAILKHAKHVYRQDLCKMTTEAISSGQTSVQAELRRTANTPATRMIANALSRDSPPSTPARRPDNRISVTVSNNSAKAAKVLKRTSVFDRLGAESKADTTTVSKPTGVFSRLGKAEEDVKVIGKTADVIDSVEDDDSDGEGSVLQYAGVLKRPPLTSKKETVTPKPKTLTLRRLGAKYKIPPSEGTPPISSTSSSQEGPPKLGILQRLGKAPSVNPTSSTSLVSQPAETQDSRVTSSKSKAQGSFALASPKVSSSTGDCHGAQMDIGTVSVFKRLGARKT is encoded by the exons ATGGCGACCGTAACTGCAG CCACCTCCGAGTGGATCCAGTTCTTCAAAGATGCTGGGATTCCTCCTGGACTGGCGGTCAACTACGCTGTGGCATTTGTTGATAACAG GATTCAGAAAAGCATGCTCATGGACCTCAGTAAAGAAATTATGATGGACTTGGGTATCACAGTCATTGGGGACATCATAGCCATTCTTAAACATGCCAAGCATGTGTATAGACAG GATTTGTGTAAAATGACAACTGAAGCCATTTCTTCAGGACAGACCAGTGTACAGGCTGAACTGAGACGTACTGCTAACACTC CTGCCACACGCATGATTGCCAACGCTCTGAGCCGGGACTCCCCGCCAAGCACGCCTGCTCGACGCCCTGACAACCGAATATCAGTGACGGTCTCCAACAACAGTGCCAAAGCAG CCAAGGTTTTAAAGCGCACTTCAGTGTTTGACAGACTTGGGGCCGAATCTAAGGCAGACACCACTACAGTCAGTAAA CCGACAGGTGTGTTTAGCCGACTGGGCAAAGCAGAGGAAGATGTGAAAGTTATTGGGAAGACTGCAGATGTCATTGACAGCGTTGAGGATGATGACAGTGACGGTGAAGGCTCGGTACTGCAGTACGCCGGTGTCCTCAAAAGACCCCCACTTACATCCAAAAAAGAAACCGTAACCCCCAAACCTAAGACTCTCACTCTGCGTCGGCTAGGCGCAAAGTACAAAATCCCCCCATCTGAGGGCACACCACCAATTTCCTCTACATCCTCTAGCCAAGAGGGACCACCCAAACTAGGTATACTGCAGAGACTGGGAAAGGCTCCTTCTGTCAACCCTACCTCCTCAACCTCACTGGTCAGTCAGCCTGCAGAAACCCAGGACAGTCGTGTCACGAGTAGCAAAAGTAAAGCCCAGGGCAGCTTCGCTCTGGCCAGCCCTAAAGTCAGCAGTAGCACGGGTGACTGTCACGGGGCTCAGATGGACATCGGGACAGTCAGTGTATTTAAGAGACTTGGTGCCAGGAAAACCTAA
- the c15h19orf47 gene encoding uncharacterized protein C19orf47 homolog isoform X2, whose protein sequence is MATVTAATSEWIQFFKDAGIPPGLAVNYAVAFVDNRIQKSMLMDLSKEIMMDLGITVIGDIIAILKHAKHVYRQDLCKMTTEAISSGQTSVQAELRRTANTPATRMIANALSRDSPPSTPARRPDNRISVTVSNNSAKAAPYPVPVPSQPAEENGLQVKRRLVTREMEGKYIINMPKGTTARTRRILAQQAKKAKVLKRTSVFDRLGAESKADTTTVSKPTGVFSRLGKAEEDVKVIGKTADVIDSVEDDDSDGEGSVLQYAGVLKRPPLTSKKETVTPKPKTLTLRRLGAKYKIPPSEGTPPISSTSSSQEGPPKLGILQRLGKAPSVNPTSSTSLVSQPAETQDSRVTSSKSKAQGSFALASPKVSSSTGDCHGAQMDIGTVSVFKRLGARKT, encoded by the exons ATGGCGACCGTAACTGCAG CCACCTCCGAGTGGATCCAGTTCTTCAAAGATGCTGGGATTCCTCCTGGACTGGCGGTCAACTACGCTGTGGCATTTGTTGATAACAG GATTCAGAAAAGCATGCTCATGGACCTCAGTAAAGAAATTATGATGGACTTGGGTATCACAGTCATTGGGGACATCATAGCCATTCTTAAACATGCCAAGCATGTGTATAGACAG GATTTGTGTAAAATGACAACTGAAGCCATTTCTTCAGGACAGACCAGTGTACAGGCTGAACTGAGACGTACTGCTAACACTC CTGCCACACGCATGATTGCCAACGCTCTGAGCCGGGACTCCCCGCCAAGCACGCCTGCTCGACGCCCTGACAACCGAATATCAGTGACGGTCTCCAACAACAGTGCCAAAGCAG ctCCTTACCCTGTCCCAGTGCCCAGCCAACCAGCAGAGGAAAATGGGTTGCAAGTGAAGCGCCGACTGGTCACTAGAGAAATGGAGGGGAAATACATCATAAACATGCCAAAAGGCACAACAGCACGCACCCGACGCATCCTGGCACAGCAAGCGAAGAAAG CCAAGGTTTTAAAGCGCACTTCAGTGTTTGACAGACTTGGGGCCGAATCTAAGGCAGACACCACTACAGTCAGTAAA CCGACAGGTGTGTTTAGCCGACTGGGCAAAGCAGAGGAAGATGTGAAAGTTATTGGGAAGACTGCAGATGTCATTGACAGCGTTGAGGATGATGACAGTGACGGTGAAGGCTCGGTACTGCAGTACGCCGGTGTCCTCAAAAGACCCCCACTTACATCCAAAAAAGAAACCGTAACCCCCAAACCTAAGACTCTCACTCTGCGTCGGCTAGGCGCAAAGTACAAAATCCCCCCATCTGAGGGCACACCACCAATTTCCTCTACATCCTCTAGCCAAGAGGGACCACCCAAACTAGGTATACTGCAGAGACTGGGAAAGGCTCCTTCTGTCAACCCTACCTCCTCAACCTCACTGGTCAGTCAGCCTGCAGAAACCCAGGACAGTCGTGTCACGAGTAGCAAAAGTAAAGCCCAGGGCAGCTTCGCTCTGGCCAGCCCTAAAGTCAGCAGTAGCACGGGTGACTGTCACGGGGCTCAGATGGACATCGGGACAGTCAGTGTATTTAAGAGACTTGGTGCCAGGAAAACCTAA
- the c15h19orf47 gene encoding uncharacterized protein C19orf47 homolog isoform X3, protein MATVTAATSEWIQFFKDAGIPPGLAVNYAVAFVDNRIQKSMLMDLSKEIMMDLGITVIGDIIAILKHAKHVYRQDLCKMTTEAISSGQTSVQAELRRTANTPATRMIANALSRDSPPSTPARRPDNRISVTVSNNSAKAAKVLKRTSVFDRLGAESKADTTTVSKQPTGVFSRLGKAEEDVKVIGKTADVIDSVEDDDSDGEGSVLQYAGVLKRPPLTSKKETVTPKPKTLTLRRLGAKYKIPPSEGTPPISSTSSSQEGPPKLGILQRLGKAPSVNPTSSTSLVSQPAETQDSRVTSSKSKAQGSFALASPKVSSSTGDCHGAQMDIGTVSVFKRLGARKT, encoded by the exons ATGGCGACCGTAACTGCAG CCACCTCCGAGTGGATCCAGTTCTTCAAAGATGCTGGGATTCCTCCTGGACTGGCGGTCAACTACGCTGTGGCATTTGTTGATAACAG GATTCAGAAAAGCATGCTCATGGACCTCAGTAAAGAAATTATGATGGACTTGGGTATCACAGTCATTGGGGACATCATAGCCATTCTTAAACATGCCAAGCATGTGTATAGACAG GATTTGTGTAAAATGACAACTGAAGCCATTTCTTCAGGACAGACCAGTGTACAGGCTGAACTGAGACGTACTGCTAACACTC CTGCCACACGCATGATTGCCAACGCTCTGAGCCGGGACTCCCCGCCAAGCACGCCTGCTCGACGCCCTGACAACCGAATATCAGTGACGGTCTCCAACAACAGTGCCAAAGCAG CCAAGGTTTTAAAGCGCACTTCAGTGTTTGACAGACTTGGGGCCGAATCTAAGGCAGACACCACTACAGTCAGTAAA CAGCCGACAGGTGTGTTTAGCCGACTGGGCAAAGCAGAGGAAGATGTGAAAGTTATTGGGAAGACTGCAGATGTCATTGACAGCGTTGAGGATGATGACAGTGACGGTGAAGGCTCGGTACTGCAGTACGCCGGTGTCCTCAAAAGACCCCCACTTACATCCAAAAAAGAAACCGTAACCCCCAAACCTAAGACTCTCACTCTGCGTCGGCTAGGCGCAAAGTACAAAATCCCCCCATCTGAGGGCACACCACCAATTTCCTCTACATCCTCTAGCCAAGAGGGACCACCCAAACTAGGTATACTGCAGAGACTGGGAAAGGCTCCTTCTGTCAACCCTACCTCCTCAACCTCACTGGTCAGTCAGCCTGCAGAAACCCAGGACAGTCGTGTCACGAGTAGCAAAAGTAAAGCCCAGGGCAGCTTCGCTCTGGCCAGCCCTAAAGTCAGCAGTAGCACGGGTGACTGTCACGGGGCTCAGATGGACATCGGGACAGTCAGTGTATTTAAGAGACTTGGTGCCAGGAAAACCTAA
- the c15h19orf47 gene encoding uncharacterized protein C19orf47 homolog isoform X1: protein MATVTAATSEWIQFFKDAGIPPGLAVNYAVAFVDNRIQKSMLMDLSKEIMMDLGITVIGDIIAILKHAKHVYRQDLCKMTTEAISSGQTSVQAELRRTANTPATRMIANALSRDSPPSTPARRPDNRISVTVSNNSAKAAPYPVPVPSQPAEENGLQVKRRLVTREMEGKYIINMPKGTTARTRRILAQQAKKAKVLKRTSVFDRLGAESKADTTTVSKQPTGVFSRLGKAEEDVKVIGKTADVIDSVEDDDSDGEGSVLQYAGVLKRPPLTSKKETVTPKPKTLTLRRLGAKYKIPPSEGTPPISSTSSSQEGPPKLGILQRLGKAPSVNPTSSTSLVSQPAETQDSRVTSSKSKAQGSFALASPKVSSSTGDCHGAQMDIGTVSVFKRLGARKT from the exons ATGGCGACCGTAACTGCAG CCACCTCCGAGTGGATCCAGTTCTTCAAAGATGCTGGGATTCCTCCTGGACTGGCGGTCAACTACGCTGTGGCATTTGTTGATAACAG GATTCAGAAAAGCATGCTCATGGACCTCAGTAAAGAAATTATGATGGACTTGGGTATCACAGTCATTGGGGACATCATAGCCATTCTTAAACATGCCAAGCATGTGTATAGACAG GATTTGTGTAAAATGACAACTGAAGCCATTTCTTCAGGACAGACCAGTGTACAGGCTGAACTGAGACGTACTGCTAACACTC CTGCCACACGCATGATTGCCAACGCTCTGAGCCGGGACTCCCCGCCAAGCACGCCTGCTCGACGCCCTGACAACCGAATATCAGTGACGGTCTCCAACAACAGTGCCAAAGCAG ctCCTTACCCTGTCCCAGTGCCCAGCCAACCAGCAGAGGAAAATGGGTTGCAAGTGAAGCGCCGACTGGTCACTAGAGAAATGGAGGGGAAATACATCATAAACATGCCAAAAGGCACAACAGCACGCACCCGACGCATCCTGGCACAGCAAGCGAAGAAAG CCAAGGTTTTAAAGCGCACTTCAGTGTTTGACAGACTTGGGGCCGAATCTAAGGCAGACACCACTACAGTCAGTAAA CAGCCGACAGGTGTGTTTAGCCGACTGGGCAAAGCAGAGGAAGATGTGAAAGTTATTGGGAAGACTGCAGATGTCATTGACAGCGTTGAGGATGATGACAGTGACGGTGAAGGCTCGGTACTGCAGTACGCCGGTGTCCTCAAAAGACCCCCACTTACATCCAAAAAAGAAACCGTAACCCCCAAACCTAAGACTCTCACTCTGCGTCGGCTAGGCGCAAAGTACAAAATCCCCCCATCTGAGGGCACACCACCAATTTCCTCTACATCCTCTAGCCAAGAGGGACCACCCAAACTAGGTATACTGCAGAGACTGGGAAAGGCTCCTTCTGTCAACCCTACCTCCTCAACCTCACTGGTCAGTCAGCCTGCAGAAACCCAGGACAGTCGTGTCACGAGTAGCAAAAGTAAAGCCCAGGGCAGCTTCGCTCTGGCCAGCCCTAAAGTCAGCAGTAGCACGGGTGACTGTCACGGGGCTCAGATGGACATCGGGACAGTCAGTGTATTTAAGAGACTTGGTGCCAGGAAAACCTAA